The window GGAGCCCCGGCGGCTGGGAAGGCTGGCCTACTACGCCCTTTCCGACCGGGTCTACTGGCAGGTGCGCCAGGTGCGGAAACGCCTCTACGACCCCCCCATCCCCTGGGACGGGCGTTTCCTCCTGGTCCTACCGGAAGGCCTAAGGGAACGGGGGGAAAGGGAGCGCTTCCGGCGGGAGATGGCCCTTTTGGGCTACGGTAGCCTGCAAAGCGGGGTCTACCTGGGGGCAGGGGTGGACCCCACCGCCACCCGGGAGCTTCTCGCCTTTTACGGGATTTCCGCCACCCTCTTCCAGGCGGAGCACCTGGGGCCGAAGGAGGTGGTGCTCCGCGCTTTCCCCCTTCAGGAGGCCTCGGCCCATTACCAAACCCTTTTCGCCAGCCTCCCCCCGGCAC is drawn from Thermus caldifontis and contains these coding sequences:
- a CDS encoding PaaX family transcriptional regulator, whose product is MRARSTLFTIFLEYVYPERRAPVRDLIAMMEVLGFSEAAVRAALSRSAKRGWVEPRRLGRLAYYALSDRVYWQVRQVRKRLYDPPIPWDGRFLLVLPEGLRERGERERFRREMALLGYGSLQSGVYLGAGVDPTATRELLAFYGISATLFQAEHLGPKEVVLRAFPLQEASAHYQTLFASLPPAPEDPLLAFRTLTRLVHEMRKLLFLDPLLPAELLPPGFPGPSARERFLALREALYRQAEPFLKGLSLPFSALSPQAR